One Setaria viridis chromosome 5, Setaria_viridis_v4.0, whole genome shotgun sequence genomic region harbors:
- the LOC117858154 gene encoding nuclear pore complex protein NUP85 — MPGMPTDGGGAIVPFRGEPGQGAPSPPPLRPIRHGVAPPIFRVYINWSSGNLLQFACLRPPNSEGCGGVEVAGSVVEVNLGSGGNGGAEVEEEIDEAEMRRIEYGSVPAFALLQSRKNALADAAAMSRMSSVPDYAEWWQYVLEYSKTISNLLGNPDSPPAFMIEDPKTILKVREKPTSLRAAWELLEIFYVDKQLQSWLPERLVDWLADFDSLLSATESTVYSKLSNFQKKLINLQIVEDDPDYWNGLSAALSVGWLDIVVNMLRFHGSYQLDQMDNRETENGLVEAVAVLVSTMPRLRPNLPTGKLGQCCKTRPDFVKAWEKWRGQVTKLECSAFWIQCGHQKTRDGLKNLLHIMMGNIKELTASTSHWLELFASHFLYIRPFTVGFEGMHHLAQKCIQLKPSSSTTGLTGLVIGVLSENPEVVLAECTKHFGPWLVTHAMELLTADNDYADTMLHEERPNLGGISIEELHRLVYAQVLCSHSLTWQIAPTYLSSCLNQGLGLLEILLLKQPIQDNRLVLKTLEICRLYELDNISTNIMKVAGIYHWKHGRKGVGVYWFQQAHDKVRLDRIAQQLFEHIGKSVADDSFKQWEGLLELLGSDIGSAGGLEFLHRYRDFKRSLHQALDGRSGEAARQTVDFLIQLMRNPSTPQRFWLPLLHDSMELLNCKPSPLMNVAETNLLLNKLQELSLAKLRPDFSNNHLPSHALSSVRLALASNLARAILEDP, encoded by the exons atgccCGGCATGCCgacggatggcggcggcgctatCGTCCCATTTAGAGGGGAGCCTGGCCAaggggcgccgtcgccgccacccctGCGGCCAATCCGCCACGGCGTGGCCCCACCCATCTTCCGCGTCTACATCAACTGGTCCAGCGGCAACCTTCTGCAGTTCGCGTGCCTCCGCCCGCCTAACTCGGagggctgcggcggcgtggaggtCGCTGGGAGTGTGGTGGAGGTGAACCTCGGCTCCGGCGGCAATGGTGGCGCCGAGGTCGAGGAGGAAATTGACGAGGCAGAGATGCGCCGGATAGAGTACGGGTCGGTGCCGGCCTTCGCGCTGCTGCAGAGCAGGAAGAACGCCCTCGCAGATGCTGCCGCTATGTCGCGCATGTCCTCAGTCCCTGATTACGCAGAATG GTGGCAATATGTGCTCGAATACAGCAAAACCATCAGCAATCTCCTTGGGAACCCGGATTCTCCACCTGCTTTCATGATCGAGGACCCCAAGACAATTCTTAAG GTTAGGGAGAAGCCCACAAGTTTGAGGGCTGCCTGGGAGTTGTTGGAGATATTCTATGTTGATAAACAGTTGCAAAGCTGGCTTCCTGAGCGTCTTGTTGATTGGTTAGCC GATTTTGACAGCCTCTTGTCAGCGACAGAGAGCACGGTGTATTCTAAACTCAGCAATTTCCAGAAAAAGCTCATCAATTTGCAG ATTGTTGAAGATGATCCTGATTACTGGAATGGTTTGTCAGCAGCACTTTCGGTTGGATGGCTTGACATCGTG GTGAATATGCTACGGTTTCATGGATCATACCAATTGGATCAGATGGATAACCGTGAG ACAGAAAATGGATTAGTCGAGGCTGTTGCTGTTCTTGTATCAACGATGCCACGCTTGAGACCAAATTTACCAACTGGTAAATTAGGCCAGTGCTGCAAAACAAGACCGGATTTTGTCAAG GCATGGGAAAAGTGGCGAGGTCAAGTGACTAAACTGGAGTGCAGTGCATTTTGGATCCAGTGTGGTCACCAAAAAACCCGTGATGGTTTGAAGAATTTGCTTCATATTATGATGGGGAACATAAAGGAACTCACTGCTTCTACCTCCCATTGGCTGGAGCTGTTTGCTTCTCATTTTCTTTACATAAGACCATTTACAGTG GGCTTTGAAGGGATGCACCATTTAGCACAAAAGTGCATACAGCTTAAGCCGTCCTCTAGCACTACTGGATTAACAGGCCTCGTTATTGGCGTCCTTTCAGAAAATCCAGAG GTTGTGCTGGCAGAATGCACTAAACATTTTGGTCCTTG GTTGGTCACACATGCTATGGAACTGCTGACAGCTGATAATGACTATGCGGATACTATGTTGCATGAAGAGCGGCCTAACTTAGGCGGTATAAGCATAGAGGAACTGCACCGGCTAGTCTATGCTCAAGTTTTGTGCTCTCATTCTTTAACTTGGCAG ATTGCGCCGACTTATCTGTCTTCATGTCTAAACCAAGGCCTAGGGCTCTTGGAGATTCTACTTCTCAAGCAACCCATACAAGATAATCGCCTAGTACTCAAG ACTTTGGAAATCTGCCGTTTGTATGAACTGGACAATATTAGTACAAACATAATGAAG GTTGCTGGCATTTATCATTGGAAACATGGGCGAAAAGGAGTTGGTGTATACTGGTTCCAGCAAGCTCATGATAAAGTTCGTCTTGACAGAATTGCTCAACAGTTATTTGAACACATTGGGAAGTCAGTCGCAGATGATAGTTTTAAG CAATGGGAAGGGCTGCTCGAGCTACTTGGTTCTGATATTGGTAGTGCGGGTGGCCTCGAGTTCCTTCACAG GTACCGTGATTTCAAGAGGTCTCTGCACCAAGCCTTAGATGGAAGGTCCGGTGAGGCTGCTCGGCAAACTGTAGATTTTCTTATACAG CTTATGAGGAACCCATCCACCCCGCAACGTTTTTGGCTACCCCTTCTACACGATTCA ATGGAGCTACTTAATTGCAAACCCAGCCCTCTAATGAATGTTGCTGAGACGAACTTGTTGCTCAACAAGCTGCAAGAGCTGTCACTCGCCAAGCTGCGCCCTGATTTTTCGAACAATCACCTACCAAGCCATGCGTTGAGCTCCGTGAGATTGGCTCTGGCATCGAATTTGGCACGTGCCATTCTTGAAGACCCTTGA